In Calypte anna isolate BGI_N300 chromosome Z, bCalAnn1_v1.p, whole genome shotgun sequence, the following are encoded in one genomic region:
- the CTXN3 gene encoding LOW QUALITY PROTEIN: cortexin-3 (The sequence of the model RefSeq protein was modified relative to this genomic sequence to represent the inferred CDS: inserted 1 base in 1 codon; substituted 2 bases at 2 genomic stop codons), which produces MMKRRQLWDYSFQLPWMMDEEIVTATLMPSGNMTPNSSMTLEXKTTFAFVILLFIFLGXLIVCFFXILLILYHSMPTSTWADGLEGLEKDQFDYALA; this is translated from the exons ATGATGAAAAGAAGGCAACTGTGGGATTATTCATTTCAGCTTCCCTGGATGATGGATGAAGAGATTGTCACTGCCACTCTGATGCCATCTGGGAACATGACACCAAATTCTAGCATGACCCTGGAATAGAAAACAACGTTTGCCTTTGtgattttgttatttattttcttgg ATCTcattgtttgtttcttctgaatTCTCCTCATCCTCTACCACAGTATGCCAACCTCAACATGGGCTGATGGGCTCGAGGGCCTGGAGAAAGACCAGTTTGACTATGCTCTTGCTTAG